The following are encoded in a window of Panicum virgatum strain AP13 chromosome 5N, P.virgatum_v5, whole genome shotgun sequence genomic DNA:
- the LOC120674234 gene encoding uncharacterized protein LOC120674234 isoform X2, translating to MGGADDAAVRAEESISGGVVVWSDAVSSHDPDHLLVMVHAILGSARPAHQSALPQSELTKMRGDMCFLSSRPLASFMIVVEHA from the exons ATGGGCGGCGCCGACGATGCGGCGGTGCGCGCCGAGGAGTCCATCTCGGGGGGCGTCGTCGTCTGGAGCGACGCCGTCTCCTCGCACGACCCGGACCACCTCCTCGTCATGGTCCACGCCATCCTCGGCAG TGCGAGACCCGCCCATCAAAGCGCACTTCCTCAGTCTGAGCTCACCAAAATGAGAGGTGACATGTGCTTCCTGTCATCAAGACCACTAGCAAGTTTTATGATAGTAGTTGAACATGCGTGA
- the LOC120674234 gene encoding uncharacterized protein LOC120674234 isoform X1, whose product MGGADDAAVRAEESISGGVVVWSDAVSSHDPDHLLVMVHAILGSLSGCSNVFQLWCCLLCLEICRTTISIPDNARPAHQSALPQSELTKMRGDMCFLSSRPLASFMIVVEHA is encoded by the exons ATGGGCGGCGCCGACGATGCGGCGGTGCGCGCCGAGGAGTCCATCTCGGGGGGCGTCGTCGTCTGGAGCGACGCCGTCTCCTCGCACGACCCGGACCACCTCCTCGTCATGGTCCACGCCATCCTCGGCAG CCTGTCAGGATGCTCAAATGTGTTTCAATTGTGGTGCTGCCTTTTATGTCTTGAGATATGTCGAACAACTATCTCTATCCCTGATAA TGCGAGACCCGCCCATCAAAGCGCACTTCCTCAGTCTGAGCTCACCAAAATGAGAGGTGACATGTGCTTCCTGTCATCAAGACCACTAGCAAGTTTTATGATAGTAGTTGAACATGCGTGA